From a region of the Haematobia irritans isolate KBUSLIRL chromosome 4, ASM5000362v1, whole genome shotgun sequence genome:
- the Hexo1 gene encoding beta-hexosaminidase 1, with the protein MKVFIALTALLVTLNLGIINGSPEDLIYGYACQQGKCVKVELSEKNWNTAISLPVCRMFCGDTIGTLWPKPTGYVEVDHMLLHINKDSIEFHMPSNTKQVKLWDANRDRFMNILNNKIPNAEILKTEGHPLSISIELEGNDKNRNEVPRLTLDTHEGYRLDISTTAAHEVHVKITAKSYFGARHGLETLSQLIVYDDLRRELQILSKATIEDEPAFKWRGVLLDTSRNFYSTKAIKRTLDAMAMVKLNTFHWHITDSHSFPFEVKSQQELYKLGAYSPRKVYTHEEIADIVEYGRVRGIRVMPEFDAPAHVGEGWQHKNMTACFNAQPWKDYCVEPPCGQLDPTVDEMYSVLQDIYQEMFDLFNPDIFHMGGDEVSVSCWNSSERIRSWMTSKQGWGLQESDFIRLWGHFQTEALKRVDKVADRDEKVPITLWTSRLTDVPYLDDYIDKERYIIQIWTTGMDPKVTDILKRGFRVIVSNYDALYFDCGGAGWVTNGNNWCSPYIGWQKVYENRMETIAGDYVPLVLGAEAAIWSEQIDEHSLDQRFWPRASAMAERLWSNPKESWRQAEPRILIHRERLVENGIAAEALQPEWCLQNQNECPIDAYTSQRKS; encoded by the exons ATGAAAGTATTTATAGCGCTTACGGCGCTGTTGGTGACACTAAATTTGGGAATAATAAATGGATCTCCAGAAGA cTTAATTTATGGGTATGCGTGCCAACAGGGTAAATGTGTTAAAGTTGAATTATCCGAAAAAAATTGGAACACAGCAATCAGTTTGCCTGTATGTCGAATGTTTTGTGGTGATACAATAGGTACATTATGGCCTAAACCTACTGGTTATGTTGAAGTCGATCACATGCTCTTGCATATCAATAAAGATAGCATAGAGTTTCATATGCCCTCAAATACAAAACAGGTGAAATTGTGGGATGCTAATCGTGATCGTTTTATGAATATACTCAACAACAAAATTCCAAATGCCGAAATCTTAAAAACCGAAGGGCATCCGTTAAGCATTAGTATTGAATTGGAAGGAAATGATAAAAACAGAAATGAAGTTCCACGTTTGACATTAGATACTCATGAAGGTTATCGCTTGGATATTAGCACCACCGCAGCCCATGAGGTTCATGTGAAAATCACTGCCAAATCATATTTTGGAGCTCGCCACGGCCTTGAAACATTGAGTCAATTAATTGTCTATGATGATTTAAGGCGCGAATTGCAAATTCTGTCGAAGGCTACTATAGAAGACGAGCCAGCATTTAAATGGCGTGGTGTACTGTTGGAtacttcaagaaatttttattcaacaaaagcaattaaaagaactttgg atgcaATGGCTATGGTCAAACTGAACACTTTCCACTGGCATATAACTGATTCACACAGCTTTCCCTTTGAAGTAAAATCTCAGCAAGAGTTATACAAATTAGGTGCATATTCACCTCGTAAGGTATATACTCATGAAGAAATAGCGGATATTGTCGAATACGGTCGTGTTAGAGGCATCCGAGTTATGCCCGAATTCGATGCTCCAGCTCATGTGGGTGAGGGATGGCAACATAAAAATATGACAGCTTGTTTCAATGCTCAACCTTGGAAGGATTATTGCGTTGAACCTCCGTGTGGTCAATTGGATCCTACTGTGGATGAAATGTATTCGGTTCTGCAAGATATTTATCAGGAAATGTTTGATCTTTTCAATCCGGACATATTTCATATGGGTGGCGATGAAGTGTCTGTAAGTTGTTGGAATAGCAGTGAGCGTATACGTAGTTGGATGACATCAAAACAAGGCTGGGGCTTACAAGAAAGTGATTTTATTCGCCTATGGGGTCATTTCCAAACAGAAGCTTTAAAGCGTGTCGATAAAGTTGCTGACCGAGATGAGAAAGTTCCTATTACTTTATGGACGAGTCGATTAACGGATGTTCCGTATTTGGATGATTACATTGATAAAGAACGTTATATTATACAAATATGGACAACAGGTATGGATCCAAAGGTTACGGATATTTTGAAACGAGGTTTCCGTGTTATTGTGTCAAACTATGATGCTCTCTACTTTGACTGTGGCGGTGCTGGTTGGGTTACGAATGGCAACAATTGGTGTTCTCCTTATATTGGCTGGCAAAAAGTCTATGAAAATAGAATGGAAACTATTGCCGGTGATTATGTGCCGCTTGTTCTGGGTGCCGAAGCCGCTATATGGTCCGAACAAATAGATGAACATTCACTTGATCAGCGTTTTTGGCCCCGCGCAAGTGCAATGGCTGAACGTTTATGGTCCAATCCTAAAGAATCCTGGCGTCAAGCCGAACCGCGTATATTGATTCATCGTGAGCGATTGGTGGAAAATGGCATAGCTGCTGAAGCCCTTCAACCCGAATGGTGTTTACAAAATCAAAACGAATGTCCAATTGATGCCTATACGTCCCAAAGAAAATCCTAA
- the Rev1 gene encoding rev1 DNA directed polymerase: protein MQNGFDEWGGYMEAKITKLEEQFSAASDPFRKSNLFNGVSIFVNGLTNPSSDELKRIMMVHGGTYHHYQRSHTTYIIASNLPDVKVRNMDTSKIISPQWVLDCLKEQKLVDYTRYLLYTNQKTSQPSISFAMNKKEEANKSLSTVVAMKQDVSLNSMEMSLKQLNATMRKSCNESEEPHNNSSALSSMKTKSQAGNTSGVALTAVDPKFLSEFFNNSRLHHIATLGAGFKQYISDLREERLQARNYPARKELKLKLLNNNIGEVAETKRKTNCIMHIDMDCFFVSVGLRKNPHLRGHPVAVTHSKGGSSASEVPVHPNADRQVEMELFAKRFEQHLHNNVLSDKVRGGFENKMSLSEIACASYEARAKGIHNGMFVGQALKLCPELKTIQYDFEGYREVAFTLYNTIAQYTLNIEAVSCDEMFVDLTDVLEELRVEPMDFVRAIREEIRDKTQCPCSAGVGANKLQARMATKKAKPDGQYHLQTENVESYMADIPIKDLPGVGSSTAYTLNDAKLVTCGDLQKVSLPRIQMLVGKKFGETLYQFCRGLDHRSLTYGQIRKSVSAEVNYGIRFKVYAELETFLKQLCEEVHRRLLNIKRKTKCVTLKLMVRAEEAPVETSKFMGHGVCDHITKSVSLSEYTNDFETITKNILTTMKALELPPNELRGIGIQLSKLDDPSSEPEKPKENIIKNMFSKVKERQKEKQKEIALEGKEGEIVMSIAKSVPTGSAAKLNENKIMNMFSKVKEKQKPESVQTSDNSSRPTSPENAKPLAQRRGRTKAAGSSNNSNKPKQNVMGMLQNAAAKRKIQENLGPTEVSIPSDIDPDVFNALPLDIREEILRERRILAKSNEQPPTRKEKTEIKSSNVSMLNESDFMPSTSKAALQKREAKKQKKAISEVPGATEVDPEFLAALPPDLRMEIEQQIKDQKQIQDPDQSYRPLTPPPVGNTRNVYQDSSDISLDNIFTQPNCIELLLLWVQSSNIPENYDVDLMVTNARELVRAKHLNKLYEPLIYLGRIINQKMPSAEYCSWHLAFKLIIEEVQNEMSLVYNGRKLYMGVKLTCDKCSIKAMIN, encoded by the exons ATGCAAAATGGATTCGATGAATGG GGTGGCTACATGGAAGCCAAAATTACCAAATTGGAGGAACAATTCAGTGCTGCTAGTGACCCGTTCCGTAAATCAAATCTATTTAATGGTGTCTCAATTTTTGTCAATGGCTTAACTAATCCTTCCTCTGACGAACTCAAACGTATTATGATGGTTCATGGAGGAACTTACCACCACTATCAAAGGTCACATACAACGTATATTATTGCTTCGAATTTGCCAGATGTAAAAGTTAGGAATATGGATACCAGCAAAATTATAAGTCCGCAGTGGGTCTTGGATTGCTTAAAGGAGCAAAAGCTTGTTGATTATACCAGGTATTTGTTATATACCAATCAGAAAACATCTCAACCATCAATCAGTTTTGCCATGAACAAGAAAGAGGAAgctaataaaagtttgtcaacggtTGTGGCCATGAAACAGGATGTATCATTGAATTCCATGGAAATGAGTTTAAAGCAATTAAATGCTACAATGCGAAAATCATGTAACGAATCGGAAGAACCACACAACAATTCATCTGCTTTAAGCAGCATGAAAACTAAGTCACAAGCTGGAAATACCTCGGGCGTAGCCCTTACAGCAGTTGATCCAAaatttttgtccgaattttttaacaattcccGGCTACATCATATAGCAACTTTAGGCGCAGGTTTTAAGCAGTATATTAGCGATTTGCGAGAGGAACGCTTGCAGGCGAGAAACTATCCAGCACGGAAAGAACTGAAACTGAAATTGTTGAACAATAACATAGGGGAGGTGGCCGAAACGAAAAGAAAGACGAATTGCATTATGCATATTGATATGGACTGTTTTTTCGTATCGGTGGGCTTACGGAAAAATCCACATTTACGTGGACATCCTGTTGCAGTGACTCATTCCAAAG GAGGTTCTTCGGCGTCAGAGGTTCCAGTCCATCCTAATGCCGATCGCCAAGTGGAAATGGAATTATTTGCGAAACGTTTCGAGCAACATTTACACAACAATGTACTCTCAGACAAAGTACGTGGGGGCTTTGAGAACAAAATGTCACTATCGGAAATAGCTTGTGCTTCATATGAAGCCAGGGCAAAGGGAATCCACAACGGAATGTTTGTTGGACAAGCTTTAAAGCTGTGTCCAGAATTAAAAACTATACAGTATGATTTCGAAGGCTATCGAGAAGTAGCTTTTACTCTTTACAATACAATTGCTCAATACACCTTAAATATAGAGGCAGTGAGTTGTGATGAGATGTTTGTTGACTTGACGGATGTTTTAGAAGAATTGCGAGTAGAGCCAATGGACTTTGTAAGAGCTATACGAGAAGAAATAAGAGATAAGACCCAATGTCCTTGTTCCGCAGGCGTGGGAGCAAACAA ACTACAAGCTCGAATGGCTACGAAAAAAGCTAAACCTGATGGTCAATATCATCTCCAGACTGAAAATGTTGAATCCTATATGGCTGATATTCCAATTAAAGATCTTCCGGGTGTTGGAAGCAGTACAGCGTATACCTTGAATGATGCCAAATTAGTTACATGCGGAGATTTACAAAAGGTGTCACTGCCTCGTATCCAAATGTTGgtggggaaaaaatttggtgaaacaTTATATCAATTTTGTAGAGGCCTTGATCACAGAAGCCTAACGTATGGCCAAATAAGAAAGTCTGTTTCAGCAGAGGTCAATTATGGCATTCGCTTCAAAGTCTATGCTGAACTAGAAACGTTTTTAAAACAGCTTTGTGAAGAGGTGCACAGACGTCTATtgaatataaaaagaaaaacgaaatgtGTTACTCTAAAATTAATGGTGCGTGCCGAAGAGGCTCCAGTTGAGACATCGAAATTTATGGGCCATGGTGTATGCGACCACATAACAAAATCAGTTTCATTGTCAGAATATACCAACGACTTTGAAacgataacaaaaaatattcttaCAACAATGAAAGCCTTAGAGCTACCCCCAAATGAATTGAGGGGAATAGGAATACAACTTTCAAAATTGGATGACCCATCGTCGGAGCCAGAAAAACCAAAAGAGAACattatcaaaaatatgttttcaaagGTAAAGGAaagacaaaaagaaaaacaaaaggaaaTAGCTCTTGAGGGCAAAGAGGGTGAAATAGTCATGTCGATTGCGAAAAGTGTCCCAACTGGTAGTGCAGCGAAAttaaacgaaaacaaaatcatGAATATGTTTTCGAAagtgaaagaaaaacaaaagccaGAATCGGTACAGACATCTGACAATAGCTCAAGACCCACAAGTCCAGAAAATGCAAAACCATTAGCACAAAGAAGAGGTCGGACGAAAGCTGCTGGCAGCTCTAATAACTCCAATAAACCGAAACAAAATGTTATGGGTATGTTACAGAATGCTGCTGCAAAGAGAAAAATCCAAGAAAATCTTGGTCCCACAGAGGTTTCTATACCATCAGATATTGATCCAGATGTATTTAATGCTTTACCTTTAGACATAAGAGAAGAAATCCTAAGGGAAAGAAGAATTCTAGCAAAATCGAATGAACAACCACCAACAAGGAAAGagaaaactgaaataaaatcgAGCAATGTTAGTATGCTCAACGAAAGTGATTTTATGCCATCCACATCGAAAGCAGCACTACAAAAGAGagaagcaaaaaaacaaaaaaaggcaatTAGTGAAGTTCCAGGAGCGACTGAGGTTGATCCTGAATTTTTAGCTGCTTTACCACCAGATTTAAGAATGGAAATCGAACAACAAATTAAAGACCAGAAACAAATTCAAGATCCTGATCAAAGCTATCGTCCTTTAACCCCACCTCCAGTGGGAAATACAAGAAATGTGTATCAAGACTCAAGTGACATAAGTCTCGATAACATATTTACACAGCCAAACTGTATAGAATTACTTTTGTTATGGGTTCAAAGTAGCAACATTCCTGAAAACTACGATGTTGACTTAATGGTTACCAATGCGCGTGAATTGGTTCGGGCCAAACATTTGAATAAACTTTACGAACCTCTCATATATTTAGGACGCATAATAAATCAAAAGATGCCCTCTGCGGAATATTGTTCATGGCATTTGGCTTTTAAATTGATAATCGAAGAGGTGCAAAATGAAATGTCTTTAGTTTATAATGGTAGGAAATTATATATGGGTGTGAAATTAACATGTGATAAATGTAGCATTAAAGCTatgattaattaa
- the LOC142235891 gene encoding uncharacterized protein LOC142235891: MLHSPRRSPRLQSEAAGTEVLATGEDNQPDKPTVEKGVPPSLTPAKTVNAGMEKASEVDELKKQVAILKRQLVETKQYLAKSSTQCQSLQKALQNATAGQGQNSDNIAARPKESLLSSSNGLLNPAETREPPEPPLPINPMPPLPSKSHVSTNTTFSAPTTNFATTSTIFSTPQTNMASTILPSFSANNAATANTTANVVFAPNTIQTSTQTFTYPHILPSLTTSAQNVLPQNVICYTQPNLMLPASVAAARAVPLLTNTPLSAIGTSADNGNTQAQQNIGATSQYHGSVYSQLSSAEHNSSVPRKLQDLPQFSGLPEDWPIFYTAYVQSTAAYNYTNLENNQRLLKCLKGDARETVKCLLIHPDNVNEAVEQLRCRYGRPEQLIQSQLRGVRELPQISEQNMGKLVFFATKVKNLAVFLQSANGQQHIANPTLLEELVHKLPMSKKIEWARVAIKIQPYPTIMDFSNWINDVAVIINSIQDSEKDVKRRVLLNTSEKSRLQQQKPCVLCKEEHKLNDCPKFKNLQINERWNEIKKHHLCFSCLNGGHGTRNCRRKKPCNEDGCQRCHHPLLHEYAVAQNTTTATQSSQNVLRCSSSTNSNKLLFRILPVTLIGENCQLDIFALFDEGSSLTMLDRGVAEKLGVRGKDVNLNVQWFGGRSASEKAFTFNTFIRGHNKGKRHLLRNVYAVSDLNLPPQTLTEDDISRIKGIHGQIRPYTNVVPKLLIGLDHAHLGLPVATQNSNRSFPIASNTKLGWVVFGPCNNTVLKTPNSCLFVDVCKDDSLHQLVVDFFNVESIGVRSTPTIVSNDDARATKILENTTKRVGNHFQTGLLWKGDDVIMPNSYDMSLKRLQSMERKMIRDYNFSVAYKEIIASYIKKGYVRKLSNEEKLKSDPKKWYLPHFAVTNPNKPGKIRLVFDAAAQVDGVSLNSNLLKGPQDIELLSNILFNFRRGKIAVCADIREMFHQVFVQPEDRISQRFLWRNGDQNKTPDEYEMVVMTFGAACSPCCARFVLKKNAFENTHCDIRSIDAIIKHHYIDDYVDSFDSEDEAIQISTEVRNIHASGGFELRGFASNSENVSTAMGGYVENKEMLSDIVSEKVLGVFWECSSDNFRFKTKFHRIDDAVMLGKRIPTKRELLSIIMSTFDPIGFLACFIVGGKLILREVWRRDCKWDEQIPQDVANSWELWRKQLVAVADFIIPRCYFPLGMPSEITLHIFVDASEYAFAAVAYWRYKLNGETHLSFITSKTKCAPLKTVSIPRLELQAAVLGTRLLQIILSGHRFSPKSFTLWSDSKTVIKWIGSQHRRYKPYVAHRVSEILSSTDITHWKWVSTEENVADEATRFSANVDLSPESRWLCGPDFLKVEENNWPQYVIPDNLKEGDEEEIKTKFSLMVVKSALIEITRFSSLLKLSRCVAWVLRFVNKCRKKNDNSLEHGLTADELAKAEKYLIAQAQQECFSTEIVCLKESKSLPKDSSLKQLTPYVDDDGLLRVYGRIDGASYLPYSAKRPIILPQKHFYTTLVVRFFHCNMKHQNHEATICEIRKKYWVPHIRRVLRAVVSSCMLCRLLKAEPNAPLMGQLPKDRLVPCDRPFQNTGVDYFGPLAVTIGRRTGKRWVALFTCLSVRAIHLELAHDLSTDSFIIALKNFINRRGVPHIMRSDNGKNFVGANEEAKRFGEVFEVGRIQDELSAKGIQWLFNCPINPSEGGVWERMVQCVKKVLRITLKESSPKEHILHSLLIEAENIINSRPLTHLPVDVDSEEPLTPNHFLIGYGNVAQTPTIDEPDGKLFALRKQWRILKSLRDRFWKRWVLEYLPTLTRRVKWCERATPIKQNDVVFVCDPSLHRSRWCRGIVAKVYTGADGVARRADVKTASGLLQRPVSKLAILDLVDGEAERSTGEGM, from the coding sequence atgttacattctCCACGCCGGAGCCCCCGCCTGCAATCCGAAGCCGCTGGAACTGAAGTCCTAGCAACAGGTGAAGACAATCAGCCAGACAAACCGACTGTGGAGAAAGGAGTGCCACCAAGTTTGACACCAGCAAAAACAGTGAATGCCGGAATGGAAAAAGCGTCTGAAGTTGACGAATTGAAGAAACAAGTTGCAATCCTAAAACGTCAGCTAGTGGAAACTAAACAATATTTAGCAAAGAGCAGTACACAAtgtcaaagtttgcaaaaagcTCTACAAAACGCCACCGCAGGTCAAGGCCAAAATTCGGATAATATAGCAGCAAGGCCGAAGGAAAGTCTACTTTCATCATCCAACGGATTACTAAACCCTGCAGAAACCAGAGAACCGCCAGAGCCGCCATTGCCAATAAATCCCATGCCGCCATTGCCATCAAAGTCACATGTAAGTACAAATACAACCTTTAGTGCCCCAACAACAAACTTTGCCACtacgtccaccattttttcgacGCCGCAAACTAATATGGCGAGCACTATATTGCCATCATTTTCTGCCAATAATGCAGCCACCGCGAACACAACCGCTAACGTAGTCTTCGCTCCAAACACAATACAAACGTCAACGCAAACTTTCACTTATCCCCATATTCTGCCTAGCCTCACAACCTCTGCTCAAAACGTCCTCCCGCAAAACGTGATTTGTTATACACAGCCGAATTTAATGCTGCCCGCGAGTGTAGCCGCTGCAAGAGCAGTACCATTATTAACAAATACACCTTTAAGTGCAATCGGGACGTCAGCAGATAACGGAAATACCCAAGCGCAACAGAACATTGGCGCCACTTCGCAGTATCATGGTTCAGTGTATTCCCAGTTATCTTCGGCAGAACATAATTCTTCCGTTCCAAGAAAATTACAAGATTTGCCCCAGTTTAGTGGATTACCGGAGGACTGGCCAATATTTTACACCGCCTACGTGCAATCTACAGCAGCCTATAATTACACTAATTTGGAAAACAACCAGCGCTTGCTAAAATGTTTAAAAGGAGATGCACGTGAGACTGTGAAATGTTTATTAATTCATCCGGACAATGTTAACGAAGCCGTAGAACAACTTCGATGTAGGTATGGTAGACCGGAACAATTAATACAAAGCCAGTTACGAGGTGTCCGTGAATTGCCACAAATTTCGGAGCAAAATATGGGGAAGCTAGTGTTTTTCGCCACAAAGGTAAAAAATCTTGCCGTATTCTTACAATCAGCAAATGGGCAGCAGCACATCGCCAATCCAACGCTGCTTGAAGAATTAGTTCATAAATTACCCATGAGCAAAAAGATAGAATGGGCAAGAGTAGCAATCAAAATTCAGCCATACCCGACAATTATGGATTTCAGCAATTGGATTAACGATGTAGCCGTGATTATAAATAGTATACAAGACAGCGAGAAAGACGTCAAAAGGCGTGTTTTATTGAATACTTCAGAAAAAAGCCGGCTGCAACAACAAAAGCCATGTGTATTATGCAAAGAAGAGCACAAATTAAACGACTGTCCTAAATTTAAGAATCTTCAAATAAATGAACGttggaatgaaataaaaaagcaTCATCTTTGTTTCTCGTGTCTAAATGGAGGACATGGTACACGCAACTGCCGTCGCAAAAAACCCTGCAACGAAGATGGATGTCAACGTTGCCACCACCCACTCCTACATGAATATGCCGTTGCTCAAAACACTACAACAGCCACCCAGTCATCACAAAACGTTTTAAGATGTTCTTCTTCGACTAATAGTAACAAACTCCTTTTCAGAATTCTCCCTGTTACTCTGATTGGAGAAAACTGTCAGCTGGACATATTTGCATTATTCGACGAAGGATCATCTTTAACAATGCTTGACAGAGGAGTTGCAGAAAAGCTTGGTGTGCGGGGAAAAGATGTTAATTTGAACGTGCAGTGGTTTGGTGGTAGGTCAGCCAGCGAAAAAGCCTTTACATTTAATACATTCATCCGTGGTCACAATAAAGGTAAGCGCCATCTATTGAGAAATGTTTATGCAGTATCGGATCTTAACTTACCACCACAAACATTAACCGAAGATGATATAAGTAGGATCAAAGGCATACACGGACAAATTAGGCCATACACCAATGTTGTGCCAAAGCTCTTAATTGGATTAGACCATGCTCATTTGGGGTTGCCTGTTGCTACACAAAATTCTAACCGATCTTTTCCAATAGCCTCCAACACAAAACTTGGCTGGGTGGTATTTGGCCCATGTAACAACACTGTTTTAAAAACACCGAATTCATGCCTATTCGTAGACGTGTGTAAAGACGACAGCCTTCACCAacttgttgttgatttttttaatgtcgAGAGCATTGGTGTGAGATCCACTCCCACAATTGTTAGCAACGATGACGCCAGAGCAACAAAAATACTTGAGAACACCACAAAACGAGTAGGTAACCACTTTCAAACCGGTCTTTTATGGAAAGGTGATGACGTCATTATGCCAAACAGTTATGATATGTCTCTAAAGAGACTGCAGAGCATGGAACGCAAAATGATAAGAGACTATAATTTCTCTGTTGCCTATAAAGAAATTATAGCCTCTTATATTAAAAAGGGATACGTGCGAAAACTTTCtaatgaagaaaaattaaaatcagaTCCGAAAAAGTGGTATCTTCCGCATTTTGCCGTCACCAATCCAAATAAGCCTGGAAAAATTAGACTCGTGTTTGATGCTGCCGCGCAAGTAGATGGAGTATCGTTAAATTCAAACCTTCTTAAGGGACCTCAAGACATCGAGTTATTGTCCAACATACTCTTTAATTTTCGAAGAGGTAAAATAGCAGTGTGTGCTGACATCAGGGAGATGTTTCATCAGGTGTTTGTGCAGCCTGAAGATCGCATCAGCCAACGTTTCTTGTGGCGAAACGGTGATCAAAACAAAACACCTGATGAGTACGAAATGGTAGTTATGACGTTTGGGGCTGCTTGCTCTCCTTGTTGTGCCAGATTTGTTTTGAAGAAGAATGCGTTCGAAAACACCCATTGCGACATAAGATCGATTGATGCCATTATAAAACACCACTACATTGACGACTATGTAGACAGCTTCGATTCGGAAGACGAAGCAATTCAAATATCAACCGAAGTACGGAATATACATGCAAGTGGTGGTTTTGAATTAAGAGGGTTTGCTTCTAATTCTGAAAATGTTTCAACAGCAATGGGTGGATATgttgaaaataaagaaatgctgTCTGATATAGTCTCTGAGAAAGTGTTGGGCGTTTTTTGGGAGTGTTCCTCCGACAATTTTCGTTTCAAAACAAAGTTTCACCGAATTGATGATGCAGTTATGTTGGGAAAAAGAATTCCGACGAAACGTGAACTTTTGAGCATAATAATGTCAACATTTGACCCAATAGGATTTTTAGCCTGTTTTATTGTAGGGGGCAAATTGATTCTTCGGGAAGTATGGCGTCGTGATTGTAAGTGGGACGAACAAATACCACAAGATGTGGCTAATTCCTGGGAATTATGGCGAAAACAACTTGTTGCAGTTGCAGATTTTATAATACCTCGCTGTTATTTTCCTTTGGGAATGCCATCAGAAATTACCCTCCACATTTTCGTCGATGCCAGCGAATACGCCTTTGCCGCCGTTGCTTACTGGCGGTACAAATTAAATGGAGAAACACACTTAAGTTTTATAACTTCTAAAACAAAATGTGCCCCTTTGAAAACTGTTTCTATACCGCGTCTTGAGTTACAAGCGGCAGTTCTGGGGACGCGTTTGCTTCAAATAATTTTGAGTGGTCACAGATTTTCTCCAAAGTCATTTACATTGTGGAGTGATTCGAAAACTGTAATTAAATGGATTGGAAGCCAACACCGGCGATACAAGCCCTACGTGGCACATCGAGTTTCCGAAATCTTATCGTCAACCGATATCACTCATTGGAAATGggtttcaacagaagaaaacgtAGCGGATGAGGCCACAAGATTTTCAGCAAATGTGGATTTATCTCCAGAATCTCGTTGGTTGTGTGGACCCGATTTTTTAAAAGTGGAAGAAAATAATTGGCCTCAATATGTGATCCCAGATAACTTAAAAGAAGGTGATgaggaagaaataaaaacaaaatttagtctTATGGTTGTAAAATCCGCTCTTATTGAGATAACCCGGTTCTCTTCTCTTTTAAAACTCTCCCGTTGTGTTGCATGGGTACTTCGCTTTGTAAACAAATGCCGAAAGAAAAACGATAATTCACTGGAACATGGTTTGACAGCAGACGAATTGGCTAAagcagaaaaatatttaatagcaCAAGCACAACAAGAAtgcttttcaacagaaatagttTGCTTAAAAGAATCGAAGTCATTGCCAAAAGACAGCAGTTTAAAACAATTGACACCTTATGTGGACGATGATGGGTTGCTGCGTGTATATGGCCGTATTGATGGTGCAAGCTATTTACCATATAGTGCAAAGCGTCCCATTATTTTGCCTCAAAAGCACTTCTATACTACATTGGTTGTTCGTTTCTTTCATTGCAACATGAAACACCAAAACCATGAGGCCACTATTTGTGAGATTCGTAAAAAATATTGGGTGCCTCATATTCGTCGTGTGCTTAGAGCCGTTGTTTCGAGCTGCATGTTGTGCCGACTATTGAAGGCTGAGCCTAACGCGCCACTGATGGGTCAGCTCCCAAAAGACAGATTAGTGCCTTGTGATAGGCCATTTCAAAATACCGGCGTTGACTATTTCGGCCCGCTCGCAGTGACAATTGGGCGAAGAACAGGAAAACGGTGGGTGGCTCTTTTTACGTGTTTGTCCGTTCGTGCCATACATCTCGAGTTGGCTCATGATTTATCAACAGACTCGTTTATAATAGccttgaaaaatttcataaatcggCGCGGTGTACCTCATATAATGCGGTCAGACAACGGAAAGAATTTTGTAGGGGCAAATGAGGAGGCAAAGCGGTTTGGCGAAGTGTTTGAGGTTGGTCGGATACAGGATGAGCTATCGGCGAAAGGCATTCAGTGGCTTTTTAACTGCCCCATAAATCCTTCAGAAGGTGGTGTGTGGGAGCGCATGGTTCAATGCGTGAAGAAAGTGCTACGAATCACCTTAAAAGAAAGTTCACCAAAAGAACACATCCTGCACTCGTTATTGATTGAAGCGGAGAACATCATTAACTCTCGCCCTCTCACACATTTGCCTGTGGACGTCGACAGTGAAGAGCCTTTGACAccaaatcattttttaatagGCTATGGCAATGTGGCACAAACTCCAACGATCGATGAACCAGATGGAAAGTTGTTTGCTCTTCGAAAGCAATGGCGGATTTTGAAATCTCTTCGTGATCGCTTCTGGAAGCGTTGGGTGTTAGAGTACCTACCTACACTTACAAGAAGGGTGAAGTGGTGCGAAAGGGCTACACCTATTAAGCAAAACGACGTTGTATTTGTGTGTGACCCAAGCTTACATAGGAGTCGATGGTGTCGTGGCATAGTGGCAAAGGTTTATACAGGTGCTGATGGCGTGGCAAGACGGGCGGATGTCAAAACGGCGAGTGGGTTACTTCAGCGTCCGGTCTCCAAGTTGGCGATTCTGGATCTGGTTGATGGTGAAGCGGAGCGCTCCACGGGGGAGGGGATGTGA